From a single Peromyscus maniculatus bairdii isolate BWxNUB_F1_BW_parent chromosome 4, HU_Pman_BW_mat_3.1, whole genome shotgun sequence genomic region:
- the LOC102918368 gene encoding olfactory receptor 4A5-like: MGQKNNVTEFILLGLTQDPAGQKALFVMFLLIYIVTMVDNLLIVGTVIASPSLDSPMYFFLAFRSLVDAVYSTVILPKLLTDLFWGKKIISFTACLVQLFVEHLFGGAEVFILVAMAYDRYVAICKPLHYLTIMNRQVCILLLLASWAGGLAHALLQVISVYIIPFCGPNVIDHFICDMYPLLGLACTDTYFLGLTVIGNNGAMSVVVFILLLGSYGIILNSLKTHSQEGRRKALSTCSSHVMVVVLFFVPCIFMYVRPVSNFPIDKYITVFYTILTPMLNPLIYTLRNLEIKNAMTKLWSNMFTTDIIRISPH; encoded by the coding sequence ATGGGACAGAAAAACAATGTTACAGAGTTTATCCTTCTGGGTCTCACTCAGGATCCTGCTGGTCAAAAAGCATTGTTTGTCATGTTCTTACTCATCTACATTGTGACAATGGTGGACAACCTGCTCATTGTGGGGACAGTGATTGCCAGCCCTTCCTTGGACTCTCCAATGTACTTCTTTCTTGCTTTTCGGTCACTCGTGGATGCTGTTTATTCTACTGTCATCTTGCCCAAGTTGCTTACAGActtattttggggaaaaaagatCATCTCCTTCACAGCTTGTCTGGTTCAGCTTTTTGTGGAGCACTTATTTGGTGGTGCTGAAGTCTTCATTTTGGTGGCAATGGCCTAtgatcgctatgtggccatctgtaagCCACTGCACTATTTGACCATCATGAATCGACAGGTTtgcattctcttgcttttggcaTCCTGGGCTGGAGGATTGGCTCATGCTCTGCTTCAAGTTATCTCTGTTTATATAATTCCTTTTTGTGGACCCAATGTCATTGATCACTTTATCTGTGATATGTACCCATTATTAGGCCTTGCATGCACTGACACCTACTTCCTTGGCCTCACTGTTATTGGAAATAATGGAGCAATGTCTGTAGTGGTCTTTATCCTTCTCCTTGGCTCCTATGGAATCATTCTGAACTCTCTTAAGACTCACAGTCAGGAAGGGAGACGTAAAGCCCTGTCCACTTGCAGCTCCCATGTCATGGTGGTTGTCCTCTTCTTTGTTCCCTGCATTTTCATGTATGTTAGACCTGTCTCAAACTTTCCTATTGATAAATATATTACtgtattttatacaattttaactCCCATGTTGAATCCTTTAATATATACTCTGAGAAACCTTGAGATTAAAAATGCCATGACAAAGCTGTGGAGTAACATGTTCACTACAGACATAATAAGAATTTCTCCTCACTGA